A DNA window from Chryseobacterium sp. MEBOG06 contains the following coding sequences:
- a CDS encoding NUDIX domain-containing protein: protein MINKINIRVYGCVVKDKKVLTLFEEYAGEPLMKFPGGGLEYGEGVLECLHREFDEELNVKVDIAEHLYTQENFLVSRFKKNEQLLTLYYIVDIVNEEDFLILDPCIEKTEWIEIDRPDNPFPLPVDQIVFDKLKEKYL from the coding sequence ATGATAAATAAGATCAACATTAGAGTGTACGGCTGTGTGGTAAAAGATAAAAAAGTACTGACTTTATTTGAGGAATATGCCGGTGAACCTTTAATGAAATTTCCGGGAGGAGGTTTGGAGTATGGCGAAGGAGTCTTAGAGTGCCTGCACCGCGAATTTGATGAGGAGCTTAATGTGAAGGTAGATATTGCTGAACATCTTTATACTCAGGAAAACTTTCTGGTTTCCAGATTCAAAAAAAATGAGCAGCTTCTTACCCTATATTATATAGTAGATATTGTCAATGAAGAAGATTTCCTGATTCTGGATCCATGCATCGAAAAAACGGAATGGATTGAAATAGACAGACCGGATAATCCTTTTCCTCTTCCTGTGGATCAGATTGTATTTGATAAATTAAAAGAAAAATACCTGTAA
- a CDS encoding GAD-like domain-containing protein, with protein sequence MRDADFALFIECNGEATHRIQVPESSFIKWEGILPPILMTYWREEGWAGYGNGRLWTVNPDDYEHIKDVWLEGTPFENFDNFHVIARSAFGNLYLCGEKTGRSVTLTCIHNEIQALKNRLKTKALEKQDITIQSLFGPSEPEDFDYHDINRKLLFDRAVKKYGPLASDEMYGFEPALVLGGSPSIKNLRRVKIDPHLLILRELDTPTFPFAGVDLGKL encoded by the coding sequence ATGAGAGATGCAGATTTTGCTTTATTCATAGAATGTAATGGAGAAGCTACCCACCGAATTCAAGTTCCAGAATCAAGCTTTATTAAATGGGAAGGAATACTTCCTCCCATTCTAATGACCTATTGGCGTGAAGAAGGATGGGCCGGATATGGCAATGGTAGATTATGGACTGTTAACCCTGATGACTATGAACACATTAAGGACGTATGGTTGGAGGGGACACCTTTTGAAAATTTTGATAACTTTCATGTCATTGCCAGATCCGCATTTGGAAATCTTTATTTATGCGGTGAAAAAACGGGACGGAGTGTTACTCTGACTTGCATTCATAACGAAATACAAGCTCTAAAGAATAGGCTAAAAACGAAAGCATTGGAAAAACAAGATATAACTATTCAATCCTTATTCGGACCTAGCGAGCCTGAAGATTTTGATTACCATGATATCAACAGGAAACTCCTCTTTGACCGTGCTGTAAAAAAATATGGACCATTGGCATCGGATGAGATGTATGGTTTTGAACCTGCCCTTGTACTTGGCGGGAGCCCATCAATTAAAAATCTCCGGCGGGTAAAGATTGATCCCCACCTCCTGATCCTACGTGAACTGGACACCCCTACATTTCCTTTTGCAGGAGTAGACCTTGGAAAACTATAG
- the mnmD gene encoding tRNA (5-methylaminomethyl-2-thiouridine)(34)-methyltransferase MnmD has translation MKREIKTTNDGSKTLFINDLNENYHSHHGALQEAEHVFIKNGLNLINDCEINILELGFGTGLNVLVTINEYLKTDKNHVINYFSLEKHPINESEINDLAYFEHFDNPEFKNIYQKIHLADWEKPVEIISGFNLKKIECDFFDLKNIDLPKINLVYFDCFGARVQPDLWEKPLFELVSDKMAINGLLTTYSSKGSVRRILQELNFEVEKKQGPPGKREMINAVKL, from the coding sequence TTGAAAAGAGAGATTAAGACCACAAACGACGGAAGTAAAACATTGTTTATCAATGATTTAAACGAAAACTACCATTCTCACCACGGAGCGCTTCAGGAAGCAGAACACGTGTTTATCAAAAATGGATTAAACTTAATAAATGATTGCGAAATTAATATTTTAGAACTCGGTTTTGGAACAGGTTTGAATGTTTTAGTAACAATTAATGAATATTTAAAAACTGACAAAAATCATGTCATCAATTATTTTTCGCTTGAAAAACACCCCATAAATGAATCCGAAATAAACGATTTGGCTTATTTTGAACATTTTGATAACCCAGAGTTTAAGAATATTTATCAGAAAATTCATCTGGCAGATTGGGAAAAACCAGTGGAAATCATTAGTGGATTCAATCTAAAAAAGATAGAATGTGATTTTTTCGACCTAAAGAACATTGATCTGCCTAAAATCAACCTTGTTTACTTCGACTGTTTTGGCGCAAGAGTACAGCCTGATCTTTGGGAAAAACCATTATTTGAACTCGTATCGGACAAAATGGCCATTAACGGATTATTAACAACCTACTCTTCCAAAGGGAGTGTAAGAAGAATTCTTCAGGAACTCAACTTTGAGGTGGAAAAGAAGCAGGGACCTCCGGGAAAAAGGGAGATGATTAATGCAGTGAAACTGTAA
- a CDS encoding branched-chain amino acid aminotransferase, whose amino-acid sequence MIIQKTENSRISTFDPNNFSFGGTFIDHMIICEYEDGKWGDVKLVPYGPIPFTPAMMGVNYGQACFEGMKAYKDKDGQVLLFRPEKNFERINKSAKRLAMPEVTEEMFLDGLKALVDIDRAWIPQGEGMSLYIRPLIFATEEALKARVSNKYMFAIVATPAKSYYSEPVSVKISDHYSRAANGGVGSAKAAGNYAASFYPTQLAIEEGYEQIIWTDDATHEYFEESGTMNVFVRINDTIYTPPTSEKILDGVTRDSFIQLAKKRGIEVKVEPIAVKTVIEALKEGALKEVWGVGTAVVTTQFQALGYQGEKLELPRLSDEESYAATLKKDLVDLQNNLSEDPFGWRVVVNHVLETV is encoded by the coding sequence ATGATAATTCAAAAAACTGAAAACTCCAGAATTTCTACATTTGACCCAAACAATTTTTCATTTGGTGGTACTTTTATTGATCATATGATTATATGCGAGTATGAAGATGGGAAATGGGGAGATGTGAAATTAGTTCCTTACGGTCCCATTCCATTTACACCTGCCATGATGGGGGTAAACTATGGACAAGCTTGTTTTGAAGGCATGAAAGCTTATAAAGACAAAGACGGGCAGGTTTTACTTTTCAGGCCTGAAAAGAATTTTGAACGTATCAATAAATCAGCAAAGCGTCTTGCTATGCCTGAAGTGACAGAAGAAATGTTTTTAGACGGATTAAAAGCATTAGTAGATATTGATAGAGCGTGGATTCCTCAGGGAGAAGGAATGTCTTTATATATCAGACCATTGATTTTTGCTACAGAGGAAGCTTTGAAAGCAAGAGTTTCTAATAAATATATGTTTGCTATTGTAGCAACACCAGCGAAAAGCTACTACTCAGAACCAGTTTCTGTTAAAATTTCTGACCACTACTCAAGAGCAGCAAACGGTGGAGTAGGTTCTGCTAAAGCAGCAGGAAACTATGCCGCTTCTTTCTACCCAACACAGTTGGCTATTGAAGAAGGTTACGAGCAAATCATCTGGACTGATGATGCTACACACGAGTATTTCGAAGAGAGTGGTACTATGAACGTGTTTGTAAGAATCAATGATACCATCTATACGCCGCCAACTTCTGAGAAGATCCTTGACGGAGTTACAAGAGACAGTTTCATCCAACTGGCTAAGAAGAGAGGGATTGAAGTAAAAGTGGAACCTATTGCTGTAAAAACAGTAATTGAAGCTTTGAAAGAAGGTGCTCTTAAAGAAGTATGGGGAGTAGGTACTGCAGTAGTAACCACGCAGTTTCAGGCGTTAGGATACCAAGGTGAGAAACTTGAGCTTCCAAGACTTTCTGATGAAGAGAGCTATGCAGCGACCCTTAAGAAAGACTTGGTAGATTTACAGAACAATCTTTCTGAAGATCCATTCGGATGGAGAGTTGTAGTAAACCACGTTTTGGAAACAGTTTAA
- a CDS encoding FKBP-type peptidyl-prolyl cis-trans isomerase codes for MKKLLFISAISLLSCNRNTQTAHPPVGGVLSQKDLDVSKNRMKNLNSIERGQIQDWIGGQSVKYYPTQLNYWVTVQGYDQRERRADNSLISYSYDIYDFDETKIYDQPIERREAKFGHFDELKAVENALRFIHDGEEVTLLVPSSLAYGTFGDEKKIDNDIPLIIKLKAL; via the coding sequence ATGAAAAAATTACTCTTCATATCAGCCATAAGTCTGTTGAGCTGTAACAGAAATACCCAGACGGCCCATCCTCCGGTAGGAGGTGTTTTAAGCCAAAAAGATCTGGATGTTTCTAAAAACAGGATGAAAAATCTGAACAGCATAGAAAGAGGCCAGATTCAGGATTGGATTGGTGGTCAGTCTGTGAAGTATTATCCTACACAGCTTAATTACTGGGTGACAGTACAAGGTTATGATCAGAGAGAAAGGAGAGCAGATAACAGTCTGATTTCTTACTCATATGATATTTATGATTTTGATGAAACCAAAATCTACGACCAGCCTATTGAAAGAAGAGAAGCCAAGTTTGGCCATTTTGATGAACTGAAAGCGGTGGAAAATGCTTTGCGTTTTATACATGATGGAGAGGAAGTAACGCTTTTGGTGCCGTCTTCTTTGGCTTACGGAACTTTCGGAGACGAAAAGAAAATAGATAACGACATCCCATTAATCATAAAATTAAAAGCTTTATAA
- a CDS encoding peptidylprolyl isomerase, with protein MNLFNKNIILAAASISLMSCTPIYKKMNVDKETYEGLNDGLYANLQTTKGNMIVKLEDKKAPVTVANFIGLAEGKIDNKAKAKGVPYYDGTIFHRVIKDFMIQGGDPQGTGMGDPGYKFEDERNDLKHTGKGILSMANSGPNTNGSQFFITEVATPWLDGRHTIFGKVVKGTEVIDTIANVEKGAQDKPKTDIVLEKVSVFGKGDEYKHYDAAKTFNEGKSKIAENNKAFIAKEEAEKKKKEEEFKANQEKLVENLKAGMQKTESGLYYKITKTAEGKAPKAGDNVSVHYAGKLVDGTEFDSSFKRNEPIDIPIGMGRVIKGWDEGILLLKEGETATLLIPPAMGYGERGAGGVIPPNSWLVFDVELVKVK; from the coding sequence ATGAATTTGTTTAACAAGAATATAATTCTGGCAGCGGCAAGTATTTCGCTGATGAGTTGTACCCCAATTTATAAAAAAATGAACGTAGACAAAGAAACTTACGAAGGTCTTAATGACGGACTTTATGCTAATCTTCAAACCACAAAAGGGAACATGATTGTGAAGCTTGAAGACAAGAAAGCACCAGTAACTGTAGCCAACTTTATCGGTCTTGCAGAAGGAAAAATCGATAACAAAGCTAAGGCTAAAGGAGTTCCTTACTATGACGGAACTATTTTCCACAGAGTAATCAAAGATTTCATGATTCAGGGAGGTGACCCTCAGGGAACTGGAATGGGAGACCCAGGATATAAATTCGAGGATGAAAGAAATGACCTTAAACATACAGGAAAAGGAATTCTTTCTATGGCGAACTCCGGACCTAATACTAACGGTTCTCAGTTTTTCATCACAGAAGTAGCTACTCCATGGTTAGACGGAAGACACACAATCTTTGGAAAAGTAGTAAAAGGAACTGAAGTGATTGACACTATTGCCAATGTAGAAAAAGGAGCTCAGGATAAGCCTAAAACTGATATCGTTTTGGAGAAAGTTTCTGTGTTCGGAAAAGGTGATGAGTACAAGCATTATGATGCAGCAAAGACTTTCAACGAAGGAAAATCTAAAATTGCAGAAAACAATAAAGCTTTCATCGCTAAAGAAGAAGCTGAAAAAAAGAAAAAAGAAGAAGAATTCAAAGCAAACCAGGAGAAATTAGTTGAAAATCTAAAAGCTGGTATGCAGAAAACCGAATCAGGTCTTTACTATAAAATTACAAAAACAGCTGAGGGTAAAGCTCCAAAAGCTGGTGATAACGTATCTGTACACTATGCAGGTAAGTTAGTAGACGGAACTGAGTTCGATTCTTCATTCAAGAGAAATGAGCCAATCGATATTCCAATCGGAATGGGGAGAGTAATCAAGGGATGGGATGAAGGTATCCTGTTGTTAAAAGAAGGTGAAACTGCTACATTATTGATCCCGCCAGCAATGGGTTACGGAGAAAGAGGAGCAGGAGGAGTGATCCCGCCAAACTCTTGGTTAGTTTTCGATGTTGAGCTTGTAAAAGTAAAATAA
- a CDS encoding M20/M25/M40 family metallo-hydrolase has product MKKILGTSLLLFGMAAFGQTKEDSIQFNKISTEILNNGKGYNELRELTKNIGHRLSGSEAYEKSVKWAEQKLRDAGADKVWLQEVMIPVWVRGKESLLIKTSNGRWKSLKMLSLGNSEGTGGKDVSGEMIMVKSMEEYDKLPAEKVKDKIVFFNYPFSQSFIETFKGYSDAAKYRTTAASLTAKKGGKFAIVRSLSSAFDDVPHTGAMRYDEKVSKIPAVAIGSTTADELEVLLKSQKITAKLNSNCGMQGEKLSHSVIGEITGKKDQSVIVVGGHLDSWDVGEGAHDDGAGIVQSIEVLRTFKKLGIQNNHTIRVVCFANEENGVKGGIQYGKTVKENNEKHLFAIETDAGGFAPRGIALDMDDTRRNQIKSWSKLFLPYGVYNFEERFSGTDLYPLHDMGIPAAELMPDSQRYFDIHHTEEDTFEKVNRRELLLGATALTQIIYMIDKNW; this is encoded by the coding sequence ATGAAAAAGATACTAGGAACTTCACTATTACTTTTTGGAATGGCTGCTTTTGGGCAGACCAAAGAAGACTCTATACAGTTTAACAAAATCTCCACAGAGATTTTAAATAACGGTAAAGGTTATAACGAACTCAGAGAGCTTACCAAAAATATAGGACACCGCCTAAGTGGATCGGAAGCGTACGAAAAATCCGTAAAATGGGCAGAACAGAAGCTCCGTGATGCAGGAGCCGATAAAGTATGGCTACAGGAAGTCATGATTCCGGTTTGGGTAAGGGGTAAAGAGTCCTTACTTATCAAAACCTCAAATGGCAGGTGGAAAAGCCTTAAAATGCTGTCACTGGGAAATTCTGAGGGAACGGGCGGAAAAGATGTTTCCGGAGAGATGATCATGGTGAAGTCTATGGAAGAGTATGACAAACTTCCTGCTGAAAAGGTAAAAGACAAAATTGTATTTTTCAACTACCCTTTCAGTCAGTCTTTTATAGAAACATTCAAAGGATATAGTGATGCTGCCAAATACAGAACTACAGCAGCCTCTTTAACTGCAAAAAAAGGAGGGAAATTTGCCATCGTAAGATCTCTTTCTTCAGCTTTTGATGATGTTCCTCACACCGGAGCCATGCGTTATGATGAGAAAGTTTCTAAAATACCTGCTGTTGCTATAGGAAGTACCACAGCAGATGAGCTCGAAGTTTTATTAAAAAGCCAGAAAATCACGGCCAAGCTTAATTCCAACTGTGGAATGCAAGGTGAGAAACTCTCCCACTCCGTTATCGGTGAAATTACCGGTAAGAAGGATCAGAGTGTCATTGTAGTCGGAGGACATCTTGATTCATGGGATGTAGGTGAAGGAGCTCATGATGACGGCGCCGGAATTGTGCAGAGCATCGAAGTTCTGAGAACCTTTAAAAAGTTGGGAATACAAAATAACCATACTATAAGAGTCGTTTGCTTTGCCAATGAAGAAAATGGAGTAAAAGGCGGAATACAATATGGTAAAACAGTAAAAGAAAATAACGAAAAACATCTTTTTGCCATAGAAACCGATGCAGGAGGTTTTGCCCCAAGAGGAATAGCACTCGATATGGATGATACCAGAAGAAACCAGATCAAAAGTTGGTCAAAATTGTTCCTGCCATATGGGGTTTATAACTTTGAAGAAAGGTTCTCCGGAACAGACCTTTACCCACTTCACGATATGGGAATTCCCGCAGCAGAATTAATGCCGGACTCACAGCGTTATTTTGATATTCATCATACAGAAGAAGATACTTTTGAAAAAGTGAACAGGAGAGAACTTTTACTAGGAGCTACTGCCCTCACACAGATTATTTATATGATTGACAAGAATTGGTAA
- a CDS encoding M28 family peptidase has translation MKKIFIILPLFLSGFLFSQKKPQKKPVSKTAIPVKLNYHDEFKKISDEIMTNGKAYDNLGELTKGIGSRFSATSGYTKAAEWAEKKFKEIGINMIWRQEAKAPVWIRGRESLQIKAENGDWKNIRMLSFGNSQGTGGKDLLGEIVLINSTSELNAMSLGQLKDKIVFVNVPIDPKIINTSDSYLLTAKSKLISASVIAKTGAKALIIRSLTTASDDTPHAKMIYYEPDDKIKIPALSIGVRSADELEKTIKKQKVMAKINMTAESKGDTTNPNIIAEIQGKKDSKVIVLGAQLDSWDFGEGAIDDGTGVAQCIEVLRTLKALGYENNHTIRVVLYANSENGGQGREMYAAYVKKKEEKHVFALGTDAGGYSPRGFSLDMSSQRRRLIYPWKEYFLPYGVYDFDQTEAIQDISPLKKLDIPLAELVVDTQRYFDYHHSEQDTFDKVNKRELLLGAVAMTQMILMVDKNW, from the coding sequence ATGAAAAAAATATTCATTATACTTCCACTCTTTTTGAGTGGATTTTTATTTTCTCAAAAAAAGCCTCAGAAAAAGCCTGTCAGCAAAACAGCTATTCCTGTAAAATTAAATTATCACGATGAATTCAAAAAGATCTCAGACGAGATCATGACCAATGGTAAAGCTTACGATAATCTTGGAGAACTTACGAAAGGTATCGGGTCGCGTTTCAGCGCAACTTCCGGTTATACAAAGGCAGCAGAATGGGCAGAAAAAAAATTCAAGGAAATTGGGATTAATATGATCTGGAGACAGGAAGCCAAAGCTCCTGTATGGATAAGAGGAAGAGAATCTCTTCAGATAAAAGCAGAAAATGGCGACTGGAAAAACATCAGAATGCTTTCTTTCGGCAACTCTCAAGGAACAGGCGGAAAAGACCTCCTGGGTGAAATTGTTTTAATTAATTCCACATCAGAGCTTAATGCAATGTCATTAGGCCAGTTAAAAGACAAAATAGTCTTCGTAAACGTTCCTATAGATCCAAAAATCATCAATACAAGTGATTCTTATTTACTGACTGCAAAATCAAAATTAATTTCCGCCTCCGTTATTGCTAAAACAGGTGCAAAAGCATTAATTATAAGATCATTGACAACAGCTTCTGACGATACTCCTCATGCCAAAATGATTTACTATGAACCGGATGATAAAATTAAAATTCCTGCTTTATCAATTGGTGTAAGATCTGCAGATGAATTGGAAAAAACAATAAAAAAACAAAAGGTCATGGCTAAAATCAACATGACTGCTGAGTCTAAAGGTGATACTACCAATCCAAATATTATTGCTGAAATTCAGGGTAAAAAAGACTCTAAAGTGATTGTCCTGGGAGCCCAGCTTGATTCATGGGATTTTGGTGAAGGAGCTATTGATGACGGAACGGGTGTTGCTCAATGTATCGAAGTTTTAAGAACATTAAAGGCGCTTGGCTATGAAAATAATCACACGATCAGGGTGGTCTTGTACGCAAACAGCGAAAATGGAGGGCAAGGCCGTGAAATGTACGCTGCTTATGTGAAGAAGAAAGAAGAAAAACATGTATTTGCCTTAGGGACAGATGCGGGAGGCTATTCTCCGCGCGGATTTTCTTTGGATATGTCTTCTCAGAGAAGAAGGTTAATCTATCCCTGGAAAGAATACTTTCTTCCTTATGGGGTTTATGATTTCGACCAGACAGAAGCAATTCAGGATATTTCACCTTTAAAAAAACTGGATATTCCTTTAGCAGAGCTTGTTGTAGATACCCAAAGATATTTTGACTACCATCACTCCGAACAGGATACTTTTGATAAAGTAAACAAGAGAGAGCTTCTTCTCGGGGCAGTTGCCATGACACAAATGATTCTTATGGTTGATAAAAACTGGTAA
- a CDS encoding DUF1015 domain-containing protein: MPVFKPFRGIRPHRDIESTFPTHPLDNFTQEEIAEKAQVENTYINMIKPYVVSKSKDIDRNLRKIRSTFEELLDEKKLVQDNSAYYLYEQIYPNKQVFRGLLGLASIEDFWSGKIKRHESTIPQKKEKLAHYLEKVNLQAEPVLLTYPANSKIELLMNHEEKNVPIFNHVDSIGIRHKIWRIDNRLKLQQFKEVIDQIDSFYIADGHHRIGSTALNAKRHKEKNKRHNGTELYNFVYSFIVSNQSIKIHDYNRILHDLNGVSKEDFLKELDKYFLIHEKGETPYYPSQKFHMSMYMDGKFYSLHVKHDLRSKEMSLDNLDHHLLDKYIFKNILKIEDPDSSDQISYVKGTSNINGINILKEKIDSGEGKVGFGVYPVSFNDMIKISDLKLSMPPKCTFIEPKLITALLMYDMKP, from the coding sequence ATGCCTGTTTTTAAACCTTTCCGTGGAATAAGACCTCATAGAGACATCGAGAGTACTTTCCCTACCCATCCTCTGGATAATTTCACCCAGGAAGAGATTGCAGAGAAAGCTCAAGTTGAAAATACTTACATCAATATGATTAAACCCTATGTTGTAAGTAAGTCTAAAGATATTGACCGGAACCTTAGAAAGATCCGTTCTACATTTGAAGAGCTTCTGGACGAAAAGAAATTGGTCCAGGACAATTCTGCCTACTATCTTTATGAACAGATCTATCCCAACAAACAGGTTTTCAGAGGGCTTCTCGGATTAGCAAGTATCGAAGATTTCTGGAGTGGAAAAATCAAAAGACATGAGAGTACCATTCCTCAGAAAAAAGAAAAACTGGCTCATTACCTTGAAAAAGTAAACCTGCAGGCAGAACCTGTATTGCTTACCTACCCTGCCAACTCAAAAATTGAGTTGCTGATGAACCATGAAGAAAAAAATGTCCCTATCTTTAATCATGTAGATTCTATTGGAATCCGACATAAAATCTGGCGAATAGACAACCGCCTGAAGCTTCAGCAGTTCAAAGAAGTGATTGATCAGATTGATTCTTTTTATATTGCTGACGGACACCATAGAATTGGTTCTACCGCACTGAATGCAAAACGCCATAAAGAAAAAAACAAAAGACATAACGGTACAGAACTTTACAACTTTGTCTACAGCTTCATTGTTTCCAACCAGTCTATTAAAATCCATGATTACAACAGGATTTTACATGATCTGAATGGTGTCTCCAAAGAAGATTTCCTGAAGGAACTGGATAAGTATTTCCTGATCCACGAAAAAGGAGAAACCCCATACTACCCTTCTCAGAAATTCCATATGTCTATGTATATGGATGGTAAGTTCTACTCTCTTCACGTAAAACACGACCTTCGTTCTAAAGAAATGTCTCTGGACAATCTGGACCATCATCTTTTAGACAAATACATTTTCAAAAATATTTTAAAAATTGAAGATCCGGACAGCTCTGATCAAATCTCTTATGTAAAGGGAACGTCCAACATCAATGGAATCAATATTTTAAAGGAAAAAATTGACAGTGGGGAAGGAAAGGTAGGATTTGGAGTATATCCGGTGAGTTTTAATGATATGATTAAAATTTCAGATTTAAAACTGAGTATGCCTCCAAAATGTACATTTATCGAACCCAAATTAATTACGGCTCTGTTAATGTATGATATGAAACCTTAA
- a CDS encoding D-2-hydroxyacid dehydrogenase, giving the protein MKVLANDGISKAGQLALKEAGIEILDNRVAQDHVINFINDNEVDVLLVRSATKVRQDLIDACPNLKIIGRGGIGMDNIDVEYAKSKGIKIINTPTASSKSVAELVFGHFISLARFLHESNRLMPLEGETHFNAMKKSFSNAYELSGKTLGVIGFGSIGQEVVKIGIALGMKIQVLTRKPKTEILSLNFFDGQSVDFEITSTNDMDAFLKNADFITINTPKTNEYIIDTPQFEKMKDGVYIVNTARGGVINEVTLIDFIESGKVAGAALDVFENEPSPELPLLMNPALSLSPHIGGNTVDAQEKIGVELAEQIIKLQKETIR; this is encoded by the coding sequence ATGAAAGTTTTAGCAAACGATGGAATCTCAAAAGCAGGACAGCTCGCTTTAAAAGAAGCAGGAATTGAAATTCTGGACAATAGAGTGGCCCAAGATCACGTTATTAATTTTATCAACGATAATGAGGTGGACGTTCTTTTGGTAAGAAGCGCAACGAAAGTGAGACAAGATCTGATAGATGCATGCCCAAACCTTAAAATAATAGGAAGAGGAGGCATCGGGATGGATAACATTGATGTTGAATATGCAAAAAGCAAAGGAATCAAAATAATCAATACCCCTACTGCATCATCAAAATCGGTAGCAGAGTTGGTATTCGGGCATTTCATTTCACTGGCAAGATTCCTTCATGAATCGAACAGACTGATGCCTCTGGAAGGAGAAACACACTTCAATGCCATGAAAAAGTCATTCAGTAATGCGTATGAACTTTCAGGAAAAACATTAGGAGTAATAGGCTTTGGAAGCATTGGCCAGGAAGTTGTAAAAATAGGAATTGCTCTTGGAATGAAAATACAGGTCCTGACAAGAAAACCTAAAACAGAAATTCTTAGTCTGAATTTCTTTGACGGTCAGTCAGTAGACTTCGAAATTACTTCCACCAATGATATGGATGCATTCCTTAAAAATGCAGACTTCATCACGATCAACACGCCAAAAACGAATGAGTATATTATAGACACTCCTCAGTTTGAAAAAATGAAAGATGGCGTTTATATTGTAAACACGGCAAGAGGCGGAGTGATCAACGAAGTGACACTGATTGATTTTATCGAATCAGGAAAAGTAGCAGGAGCCGCGTTGGATGTTTTTGAAAATGAACCCAGCCCGGAACTGCCTTTATTAATGAACCCTGCATTATCACTTTCCCCTCACATAGGTGGAAATACGGTAGATGCGCAAGAGAAAATCGGTGTCGAACTTGCAGAACAAATTATTAAGCTACAAAAAGAAACTATAAGATAA